The Cygnus atratus isolate AKBS03 ecotype Queensland, Australia chromosome 2, CAtr_DNAZoo_HiC_assembly, whole genome shotgun sequence genome window below encodes:
- the LOC118251274 gene encoding transthyretin, which produces MAFHSALFVFFAGLVFLAEAAPLVSHGSVDSKCPLMVKVLDAVRGSPAANVAVKVFKKAADGSWQDFATGKTTEYGEIHELTTEEQFVEGTYRVEFDTSSYWKGLGLSPFHEYADVVFTANDSGHRHYTIAALLSPFSYSTTAVVSDPQE; this is translated from the exons ATGGCCTTTCActctgctctttttgttttctttgctggaCTGGTATTTCTTGCTGAAGCTGCACCACTg GTCTCCCATGGCTCTGTTGATTCCAAATGCCCTCTCATGGTGAAAGTGCTGGATGCAGTCAGAGGAAGTCCTGCAGCTAACGTAGCTGttaaagtctttaaaaaggCTGCAGATGGAAGCTGGCAGGACTTTGCCACTGG GAAAACCACAGAGTATGGTGAAATCCATGAGCTCACAACAGAAGAACAGTTTGTAGAAGGAACATACAGGGTTGAGTTTGACACCAGCTCTTACTGGAAAGGACTTGGCCTTTCCCCATTCCATGAATATGCTGAT gtgGTGTTCACTGCTAATGATTCTGGTCACCGCCATTATACCATTGCCGCTCTCCTCAGTCCTTTCTCTTATTCAACCACTGCTGTTGTCAGTGATCCCCAGGAATAA